In Lolium perenne isolate Kyuss_39 chromosome 5, Kyuss_2.0, whole genome shotgun sequence, the sequence cttcaacagatttgttaaaagcagtttgtgtactaataaattctttaagcatggcttcaagaccagggggtgtattcctattattattgtaagaatccccataagaattaccatacccgttaccattattataaggatatggcctatagttgttactagaattactccgataagcattgttgttgaaattattgttttgaatgaagttcacatcaacatgttcttcttgggcaaccaatgaagctaacggaacattattaggatcaaaatttgtcctaccattcacacgcatagacataatagcatcaatcttatcattcaaggaggaggtttcttcgacataatttaccttcttaccttgtggagctctttccgtgtgccattcagagtaattaatcatcatattatcaagaagctttgttgcggtgcctagagtgatggacataaaagtacctccagcagctgaatccaataggttccgtgaagaaaaattcaatcctgcatagaaggtttggatgatcatccaagtagtcagtccatgggttgggcaatttttaaccaaagatttcattctttcccatgcttgggcaacatgctcattatccaattgtttaaaattcattatgctacttctcaaagatataattttagcaggaggataatatctaccaatgaaagcatccttacatttagtccatgaatcaatactattcttaggcagagatagcaaccaatctttagctcttcctcttaatgagaaaggaaacacttttaattttataatgtcaccatctacatccttacacttttgcatttcacaaagttcaacaaaattattaagatgggcagcagcatcatcagaactaacaccagaaatttgctctctcataacaagatttagtaaagcaggtttaatttcaaagaattcagctgtagtagcaggtggagcaataggtgtgcataagaaatcattattatttgtgtttgtgaagtcacacaacttagtattttcaggagtacccattttagcaacagtaaataaagcaaactagatgaagtaaatacaagtaactaatttttttgtgtttttaatatggagattgcaaacaagatagtaaataaagtaaagctagcaactaatttttttgtacatTTTTGATATGGTGCAgcgaacaaagtagtaaataaaataaagcaagacaaaaaacaaagtaaagagattggaagtggagactccccttgcagcgtgtcttgatctccccggcaacggcgccagaaaaagctttgctgcttttgacggtaaagcacatgtccgttgggaaccccaagaggaaggtatgatgcgtacagcggcaagtttttccctcagtaagaaaccaaggttatcgaaccagtaggagccaagaagcacgttgaaggttgatggcggcggagtgtagtgcggcgcaacactagggattccggcgccaacgtggaacctgcacaacacaaccaaattactttgccccaacttaacagtgaggttgtcaatctcaccggcttgctgtaacaaaggattagatgtatagtgtggatgatgatgtttgcagaaaacagtagaacgagtattgcagtagattatattcgatgtaaaagaatggaccagggtccacagttcactagtggtgtctctcccataagataaatagcatgttgggtgaacaaattacagttgggcaattgaaaaataaagatagcatgacaatgcacatacaagttatgatgagtagtgtgaaattcaattgggcattacgacaaagtacatagaccgctatccagcatgcatctatgcctaaaaagtccaccttcaggttatcatccgaaccccctccagtattaagttgcaaacaaccgacaattgcattaagtatggtgcgtaatgtaatcaacaaatacatccttagacatagcattgatgttttatccctagtggcaacaacacatccacaaccttagaactttctgtcactgtcccagatttaatggaggcatgaacccactatcgagcataaatactccctcttggagttacaagtaacgacttggccagagcctctctaataacggagagcatgcaagatcataaacaacacatagatgatagattgataatcaacataacatagcattcattattcatcagatcccaacaaacgcaacatgtagcattaccaaaagatgatcttgaccatgttaggcagctcacaagatccaacaatgatagcacaatgaggagaagacgaccatctagctactgctatggacccatagtccaggggtgaactactcactcatcactccggaggcgaccatggcggtgaagagtcctccgggagatgattcccctctccggcagggtgccggaggcaatctcctgaatcccccgagatgggattggcggcggcggcgtctctggaaggttttctgtatcgtggctctcggtactggggtattcgcgacaaagactttaagtaggcggaagggcggagtccgagggccgacgaggggcccacacgctagggccgcgcaggccccccttgggccgcgccgccctagtgtggcggcgccttgtcgccccacttcgtttcccttccggtgttctggaagcttcgtggaaaaataagcccctgggcgttgatttcgtccaattccgagaatatttccttactaggatttctgaaaccaaaaacagcagaaaacagcaactggctcttcggcatcttgttaataggttagtgccggaaaatgcataaatatgacataaagtatgtataaaacatgtgagtatcatcaataaagtagcatggaacataagaaattatagatacgtttgagacgtatcaatggcaacctcgccaaacaaagaagaataaacttgaagacgtcggcatcaacaaccaagatcttcgagtagtacaacttgagtctatgcgtggctgcaagcacccgcccatagactcgggagctactcccatcgggagcgcttcgcgcacccgaccgaaagcaacttcgactctacatcaagcacaagattcaacagatgatcaagacattcagcgaagacaactttagtcccagcccgaagcttcacttcggccagacactcgggggctactgacgtgggcataacccttcgggtactcaacattgccatacccggtgcaaactatgaagctggaccagcacaaggactcgacgagctggacctgcacgcgcctcaacttggactacaaggaaagaagactccaacacgaatcctactaggactcttgtaaaccctagcttggctgatatataaagccaggcagggacaCCCCTTAGGAcacacaatcagaaacataactcatagaggcgacacgcctagaaaccgcaacccgcggattagaactagactagatccaacaattccgcctatggcggccccccgtacacctatattcatatactggattgctagcaggatgtagcgatcctccaccgcggggacgtgaacctgggtacgtcgtgtaccgcctcgctcccggaacttccgtcgtcacctttctctaaaacccaagcccctcatggtgggcattgccgaggaaccgcctcgtcagcaacagcacatccacaaccttagaactttctatcactatcccagatttaatggaggcatgaacccactatcgagcataaatactccctcttggagttacaagtaacgacttggccagagcctctactaataacggagagcatgcaagatcataaacaacacatagatgatagattgataatcaacataacatagtattccatattcatcggatcccaacaaacgcaacatgtagcattacaaatagatgatcttgatcatgttaggcagctcacaagatccgacaatgatagcacaatgtggagaagacaaccatctagctactgctatggacccatagtctaggggtgaactactcacacatcactccggaggcgaccatggcggtgaagagtcctccgggagatgattcccctctccggcagggtgccgggggcgatctcctgaatcccccgagatgggattggcggcggcggcgtctctggaaggttttccgtatcgtggctctcggtactggggttttctcgacgatggctatatgtaggcggaagggtaggtcagggggcgtcacgaggggcccacacaacagggccgcgtggccagggcttgggccgcgccgccctggcgtgtcgctgcctcgtcgcccccacttcgtttccctttcggacttctggaagcttcgtggaaaaataagaccctgggcgttgatttcgtccaattccgagaatatttccttactaggatttctgaaaccaaaaacagcagaaaacaagaatcggctcttcggcatcttgttaataggttagtgccggaaaatgcataaatatgacataaagtgtgtataaaacatgtgagtatcatcaataaagtagcatggaacataagaaattatagatacgtttgagacgtatcaggcggcgcAGTGGAGGAGAGGTGTGAGCGACCgcacgggtcggttggacccgagcgggtctaacccaacccactgggctccactgacaggtgggcccaggggcatttatgTCTTTTCAAAAATGCCCATTGAATTGAATCTTTCCCGAATTTTTATAAAATAAATATAGCTcgaaaaaaaataaataaaaatatgaaaatcactcagcataaaattctctatcataataaaatatgaaatggaatttttgagCCAATTAAAAATAAGGAAAATTTAAATGCAAGGAATTAATCATTAAAAATTAGACCCTGTATTTTTTatgataaaaataagtccataaatacttttggactttaaaaacatcttgacaacatttcaaggtagtattttaccctaaaaaTAGTATCCCTaagtcattcttagtattaacctctcacatgaaatgataagacatcggaaggggggaacaaaacctaaaactggaatcatgcataattgcttctttaaccattgcccttatcggacaatgatgctatttttcagcaacagagaacaagggtcagtccacaccatccaactgcaacactttgcagtgttcaggaaagttcatcacttgctcatgtcattcgagtatttttaccaaattacttgcaaagtactatgtttatcactattgcataaaaagcaaaactactattttcataactatgaatatgactaagtggtgggcaatggaaccatggattgtgttgatatggtggaggttccattgcaagggtttatatccatctaggattaaacaacaaatatcatccagtgattcttgtgccgtaatacccgtgttaacgataagatctggagtgggacggaatagtcaatcgtatttccacctcttatacatcaacggatgcgcttaccgtagcagttgtatcttgcgagaacaaccagagggtggggatcccattctaattccccacggtaatgcggtctatgatgggttgcagctaccggcgaaggagtttatggtagagcccagaactgttgtcgcggtcggggtccatccttaattggtgtaagaggatcggcgaggacccagggtcggggtttgcaacaaagggtgggtgtgcgaggtagcggaggaatatgattggctatgaccttataccgggcctcacaccgaaggaagtgtggacgggaaagctgcccggttggcaccaaggttaagatctcttatgggtaaagcaacacacctctgcagagtgtaatgaatcgtgacctgtcactccctgttccgggattcggaactgcgaacgctgccggaaaggaactccaagaagttctagtaaaccggtgaaggctgacggacatagttctttggaataaaagcaacctcttgaagaaatgtttatcaaaacctgcattggtattagactttctggtctaatatcctagctagtgcattaaacacctcttttctataatgaacttgttgagtacgctcgtactcataccactcttaaatcccctgcttagattgtctgaaccatctggaggaggacaacgacaaccctgaaggagccgaaatcatcggctatgaagaaccagacctctctggaggtgttgaaggtgtagactacctcatagtctacggaaccggggagggttccggaggagagcacgtgtagacttaccaagtagtagtagtatccgagcggtacgaactcttagtacttaactgatcgagggaataaatgtatcaACTAGTAAGACTTTTATATTGTCagttaagatgggttcgcctcgaacccaggagtatccctcttaggacccaagaggagctccgagatgatatgtacattatgcttgtaataataaatgaatgagttgtgGACctactatgttctgttgtactactctgaggggtgtaatatttgcggattggtacttcgtgaatgttatatcaacgactggcatactacaacatgcagtggtatgcagggtcaccacatggaCCTCTGGGAGTGCCTTCTGTAactcggtgcacgcccatagaagtgagccataagagggtcttattctgccatctcttggaatgagaacccgtaaacgggctcggtttgagcgcatcagcaaaaccagacggtgaaaattgcctaagcatataaggtttttggattgttagatTATTAGGGAATTTCCGAGTGAGAtcaattaccgaaagcaacattacagatgctcaagcatacttaaccatacagatcagactaagcacatccatcagatctgaacatggaacaagtagcagtgcaaagtAGGAGAGGAagagcacgtacatcgcgaccgggaaggtcgcaccagcaacaCCACCATGGGAatagttgatgtcgcccatggtgtagtcggagtCATCGAGGAAGCAGTCGAACCAACGAAAAGAGCACGAACAgtggcgagcagtcgcgccgagacactCCCCAAAAGCCTTATCGCCcgcctcccggtgcaggatctcaacggatggGGTTTCGGAGGCATGCTCTCCCgtacggctgtgcacgcagtcgccagGATGGGAAAaactagagagtagcgcagcaaaaggaacttcttCGTGAGAGAGACAGACTAGAGAGTTCTGGGCGTGAGACTCCAGATCTGTTATGTCTCCtggtatagcctgggaggaggCAGGGACACGCGCCCGATCGCgttgccacgcgtaggaagccagggacacgcggcgagcatgcacatgcaggtcgacacgtacccaactcagttggtgcaccgagcaaaaatttaggctttcttgagtgtgtctcgaactcgagtcacgaaacgcgacgtgcgtgacgaggcggggtgggcggaggaggaggagtgcgcgagggctccttctattcttactcacttggaaggactagAACAGCAGCTCTTATATACCACTACAACTCCCtcgcaactagcaatgtgggactaaactttgtcccgaaGACTATCCCAAGCTACCAACGTGATGGGCTTTGAGATTTCAGAAATTATAGACTACTAGGAAAATTGCCCATGCGTTGCAACGGGAGATACATTGTTAAATTTAATCGTGGCAGAAAAATGCTAGGAACAAAACATAAAATGATTAAGTGTGTTTTCATCTCCTCACAGTGCCTTTAGTTGACACCATTCTTCCCTATAACGATGAGATGCAAATATACCATTGCCTATTCGGCATCCTAGACCGCAGACCTACAAGATGCCAAACCATGGTTGAGATGGTCCCCGAAGCGACGACAACACACCCAACCACCTAGTGCTTCTCTACGTGACGATTTGTCTTATGTAGTGTGAGTGTTTCCCACGCTCCTGGAGAGTAAGTGTTTCCTGTTCCGTCAGTTGTATCACCGGGCGCGCAAACCGCCGTGCAAGCAGCATGCCACATCCACCGCAATGGCTACCCATCCTCTAAGATCCCCTCAAACCAGCTAGGGCACCCGAAGATGACCACCGCAGCCGCCCACCTAGATGGTCTTATTTAAAATGTAAATAGTGTTACAATTTTGTATTTGATGGTTCGAACATACATAGGTAAAGGATTAATAGTTCTTTATGACTAAGTCAAAATATTTTACTTCACATATAAAAATTAAATATATCGAAGTGGGGCAATGCCTCATCATGATCACTTGTATTTTGTGAAGGGATCTTGGTCGGCCAATAATTGATGCCGACAgtgtaataaataaataaagaactATGTATTTAGTAAACTTACAGACGGTGCATAATTATTTGTAGTTGTATGAAATAGTGGGTAAATAAACTACGTCCTTGGTTACACATCCGAATAAAAGAAAGCCATGACAATCCTCTAATTTATTCAGCTAGTACCCGCAGGTATTAGCTGGTTGAGCAGAAGAAACTCTCCGAGTTTGTGTATTTGGATAGCCTGAAGCACGCGCGCCTCGGCGCGGTGTATGACCAGCAGGCCAGGCTGCACAATGACCGGCCGGCGACCCGCCTCGTGCTAGAGCAAGGAGCTGGCGATGCTTCTTGCAGGTACAACGTGCTCAGCTAACACCATGCAGAATTGCCGGGACAGCCATTTGAATTTGCAAGTAGTAATATATTTTGCAGGCCCACTCACAAAAAAATTCTGTAGCAATACATGTCCATCTACAGATATGAAGGCTCCAAGAAAAAAATAAGCTAGCACAGGATGCTGCGGGATTTCACTTGAGTGCCTTTCCTTAACCTGGAACTCGTACATTGCCCTCATATTCGTAGATCTTCCAGTGCTCGAGGCGGTGAGGCTTCGACGTAGGAAGGTTTCTGCGTAGGTGTATTGCAAGGATTAACTTTCTCCACATCCACGGTCATATCGCAGATCAGCAACAGCAGTGAGCTCGACCAGACCAGCATGTCTTTCTCAAGATATTGAGGCCAATGGTCCTGGCACTGTTAATTCATTAACCTTCACGCTGTACCAAATAAATCCCGTCGATGGACAGAGGGCAATTACAGATGCAAGGCTAAGTTGATACCACCACAGGACACCCAGATTTGTGTCGATTTCCACATCATCTGCAGATTAAGAAACTTGACGTAAAGAAGCGAGGGGTCGATGACATCGCAGTGCTCACCAGCCTGCTGTGTGGGCACTTGGTCACCAGCAGCAAGCCTGGCATCGGTACTGCGTTTGGAGGAGAACAGCTGCTGCACGTCGGCCTGCCTGTTGCTGCGAAGAGCCGGGAAGGACGCGACTTGCCGGACTGGACCGTCCATGGCCGGGAGGAGCAGGAGCCAGGTCGATCCGCACAGCCTGTCTGCGAGGGAGACGGTGCGTGGATGGGATGCGCGACGTTGTGCGACGTCATCCTCGACGCCGCCGGCAATCCAGATGCTAGGTTCATGTCTCGTCAGACACTTGAGCCCGTCGATATCGCGCACCACTGGCCGCCAATCTCGCCGTCAATCTCGTCGTCGCCGAAGGCGTCCCCCACCTTGGCATCCCGGACACCTCAGCCCGTCGACACCGCCGCCCGATTCCTGGCACCAGATATCGATCCTAGAAACCGAGATCGAGCGGGGCGACTCGTTCAACATATATAGGTGGCGTTGTATATTTGTTCACCAAACAATGACGTACGTATTGTAAACTCtaaccattttttttttttttgcgaattgtAAACTCTAACCATGTTGAGTTGTACTCGGTTGCTCGCCAGAAAGTTTGGGCTGCGCCAAGGTTAGGAACAAAAACGCAAGCAAATTTTGATGTACCAAACAGGCAAAAGCTtcatattattaggtatagattatgtTGGGCCTAGAAATAACACGTAttggcccgtttgtgacaccaggcgATCACCTATTCTGATTTAATAGTAAAGACATGAGCTGTCTTACTAGACTgccgcccatctacattcaacaccaACTACTGCGTGTTGGTACGCATATATTTGTCTGGAAAATGTATCATGTAAAAAATCTGAAAGAATTAACATGCATGACCCGTCACGGTCATATCTGTGTGTGTCTTCCAACTAGAGAAATCTGAGCGACGACAGGAGAAATCTGTGCGTTGACCCCACATGTCATTTAACCGAACCCGTACGTGAGCTATATATACGCACGTCCAGCCCACGACCCGAGTAGAAACTTTTCCCTGCGATTAACCCTAGGCCCCAGCGaccatgccgccgccgccaccgccacgggCGCTGCCGGAAGAAGTCGTCGAGGAGATTTTACTCCGCCTCCCGCCGCACAAGCCCGCGTATCTCGTCCGTGCATCCGTCGTCAGCAAGCCCTGGCTCGCCCTAGTCTCCGGCGCCCGCTTCAGAGATCGCTACCGTCAATTCCATGGACCTCCTCCCATGCTTGGCTTCCTCAAATCGAGACCCTGGAATTGCTGGTTTCGGCCGGAAGATCCCAGCCCACCTTTCATCTCCACCTCGAGGTTCCGTGCACGCATCTCGGACGACGACAGCTGGGACCATAACAACTATGCCGTGTGGGACTGCCGCCATGGCCGCGTCCTCCTCGGAGAAAAGAACGCCGCACCTATGAAGATGGCCGTCTGGGACCCCATGACAGGCCGCCGGAGGGAGCTGCAAGAGCCCCGCCGCATGGTGGTGGAGCACAAAGATGGCCTTCACGCGGCGGCGGTGGTCTGCGCGGTAAGCGGCTGCGACCACCGCGCCTGCAATGACGGCCCCTTCcgggtggtcttcttctccttgcacAACGTTGATGAGTTTCCCGGCTTTGCTGCGCAAGCCTGCGTatcctcgccggagacgaccgAACACATCAACCTGCCCTCTGATTCTCGTCGCGCTCAGTGGAGCGAGCCATGCTCTCGCATTCCCATTGAGCCGGTTGGATTCATCGAGCCAAACCACCCCGTCCTCGTCAAAGACGCCCTCCACTTCATGCTTGCGTTTGAATATGATTATAATAATGTTCTATATGATGGTCTCGCTCGTGTACAAATTCTGAAATACGACTTGGGCTCCGATTCATTGTCGCTAATCTATCCACCGATGGCGGCGGAGGACACTTTTGGAAACTCTATCCTCATGGCGATGGAGGATGGTACTCTGGGGTTTGCTCGCTGGCAGAAGTTAACCCTCACCATATGGTCAAGACAAACCGGTTCTGACGGAGTTGCGCTATGGACTCGGAGCAGAGTCATCAGTTTGAAAAACATTCCTCCCGTTAAAGTACGCAATAAAATGTTTGTGCTGCTTGGATCTATGGAGGGCCACGATATTATTTTCGT encodes:
- the LOC127303272 gene encoding uncharacterized protein — translated: MPPPPPPRALPEEVVEEILLRLPPHKPAYLVRASVVSKPWLALVSGARFRDRYRQFHGPPPMLGFLKSRPWNCWFRPEDPSPPFISTSRFRARISDDDSWDHNNYAVWDCRHGRVLLGEKNAAPMKMAVWDPMTGRRRELQEPRRMVVEHKDGLHAAAVVCAVSGCDHRACNDGPFRVVFFSLHNVDEFPGFAAQACVSSPETTEHINLPSDSRRAQWSEPCSRIPIEPVGFIEPNHPVLVKDALHFMLAFEYDYNNVLYDGLARVQILKYDLGSDSLSLIYPPMAAEDTFGNSILMAMEDGTLGQEGILNQDEQLGGDKSRVFC